In a genomic window of Streptomyces sp. SJL17-4:
- a CDS encoding type II toxin-antitoxin system VapC family toxin, with amino-acid sequence MRLLLDTHVVLWWLNGDLPDETRELLARERWVYMSAVTPWELSVKQATGKLDAPTDVAERARDTQFLALPINAEHGVRAGALPPHHRDPFDRILIAQAQTEGLTLVTRDKHIPLYDVPVLTV; translated from the coding sequence GTGAGGCTTCTGCTCGACACGCACGTCGTCCTCTGGTGGCTCAACGGCGACCTTCCGGACGAAACCCGCGAACTCCTGGCCAGGGAGCGCTGGGTGTACATGAGCGCCGTCACTCCGTGGGAGCTCTCCGTCAAGCAGGCCACCGGTAAGCTCGACGCCCCCACCGACGTGGCGGAGCGGGCCAGGGACACCCAGTTCCTGGCCCTGCCGATCAACGCGGAGCACGGCGTCCGCGCGGGCGCTCTCCCGCCGCACCACCGTGACCCCTTCGACCGGATACTGATCGCCCAGGCGCAGACCGAGGGACTCACACTCGTCACGCGGGACAAGCACATCCCGCTGTACGACGTGCCGGTGCTGACGGTCTGA
- a CDS encoding SGNH/GDSL hydrolase family protein has protein sequence MSATHTLRRTAIAVLTTATLALAPTALATPDHAGSGSPWRGAWAASPQAPSAPLAPNWSQQGFDNHTVRQVVRVTAAGTRARIELSNRYGTTPLRVTGATVARTAEGGAVRAGSVRTLRFDGRSSTTIPVGGTLLSDGTPFPVEAFESLTVTLYLAGETGPATFHQFAGATSYRAAGDHRADVSGSAFTETGTSWYFLSGVEVTGGRDSARRDGIVAFGDSITDGVGSATDADNRYPDELAERLAAAGSPRAVLNHGIAGNQVVNDTTWAGEKALTRFREDVLNERGVRTVILFEGINDIGGSTVTFPAAPTPDVSVTELIKGHRTLIRQAHAKGLKVIGSTLTPVKGSFYDTPANEAKRDAFNDWARTSGAYDALVDLDRAVADPTDPDRILPAYDSGDGLHPNDAGYRAMAEALDLDEL, from the coding sequence ATGAGTGCCACACACACCCTCCGTCGTACCGCGATAGCCGTACTCACCACGGCGACCCTCGCCTTAGCCCCCACCGCCCTCGCCACCCCCGACCACGCGGGATCCGGATCGCCCTGGCGCGGCGCCTGGGCCGCGTCCCCGCAGGCGCCCAGCGCGCCCCTCGCCCCCAACTGGTCGCAGCAGGGCTTCGACAACCACACCGTGCGGCAGGTCGTCCGCGTCACCGCCGCCGGCACGCGGGCCCGGATCGAGCTGAGCAACCGTTACGGCACCACCCCGCTGCGCGTCACCGGCGCGACCGTCGCCCGTACGGCCGAGGGCGGTGCGGTGCGCGCGGGTTCGGTCCGCACCCTGCGCTTCGACGGCCGCTCGTCCACGACGATCCCGGTCGGCGGCACCCTCCTCAGCGACGGTACGCCGTTCCCGGTCGAGGCCTTCGAGTCGCTGACCGTCACCCTCTACCTGGCGGGCGAGACCGGCCCGGCCACCTTCCACCAGTTCGCGGGCGCCACCAGCTACCGGGCCGCCGGCGACCACCGCGCGGACGTGTCCGGCTCGGCCTTCACGGAGACCGGCACGTCCTGGTACTTCCTGTCGGGCGTCGAGGTGACCGGCGGCCGCGACTCCGCCCGACGCGACGGCATCGTCGCCTTCGGCGACTCGATCACCGACGGCGTGGGCTCCGCGACGGATGCGGACAACCGCTATCCGGACGAGCTCGCCGAGCGCCTCGCCGCGGCGGGCAGCCCGCGCGCGGTCCTCAACCACGGGATCGCGGGCAACCAGGTCGTCAACGACACGACCTGGGCCGGCGAGAAGGCCCTGACCCGCTTCCGCGAGGACGTCCTGAACGAGCGGGGCGTCCGTACGGTCATCCTCTTCGAAGGCATCAACGACATCGGCGGCAGCACGGTGACCTTCCCCGCCGCGCCCACCCCCGACGTCTCCGTGACCGAACTGATCAAGGGCCACCGCACCCTGATCCGCCAGGCCCACGCCAAGGGCCTGAAGGTGATCGGCTCGACCCTCACCCCGGTCAAGGGCTCCTTCTACGACACCCCGGCCAACGAGGCCAAGCGGGACGCCTTCAACGACTGGGCCCGCACCTCGGGCGCGTACGACGCGCTCGTCGACCTCGACCGCGCGGTCGCGGACCCGACGGACCCGGACCGCATCCTCCCCGCCTACGACTCGGGCGACGGCCTCCACCCGAACGACGCGGGCTACCGCGCGATGGCCGAGGCGCTGGACCTGGACGAGCTGTAG
- the mfd gene encoding transcription-repair coupling factor — translation MSLHGLLDVVVKDAALAEAVKAAADGNRPHVDLVGPAAARPFAVAALARDSGRPVLAVTATGREAEDLAAALRSLLDPDTVVEYPSWETLPHERLSPRSDTVGRRLAVLRRLAHPRDDDPAAGPVSVVVAPIRSVLQPQVKGLGDLEPVALRSGRTADLNEIVEGLAAAAYSRVELVEKRGEFAVRGGILDVFPPTEEHPLRIEFWGDDVEEIRYFKVADQRSLEVAEHGLWAPPCRELLLTEDVRERARALAEAHPELGELLNKIAEGIAVEGMESLAPVLVDDMELLLDVLPKGAMAVVCDPERVRTRASDLVATSQEFLQASWAATAGGGEAPIDVGAASLWGIADVRDRARELGMSWWSVSPFAADVTTDGADGDTLTLGMHAPESYRGDTARALADTKGWLADGWRTVYVTEAHGPATRTVEVLGGEGIAARLDADLAEISPSVVHVATGSIDYGFVDAALKLAVLTETDLSGQKAAGKDGQRMPAKRRKTIDPLTLEVGDYIVHEQHGVGRYVEMVQRTVQGATREYLLVEYAPAKRGQPGDRLYIPTDQLEQVTKYVGGEAPTLHRLGGADWTKTKARAKKAVKEIAADLIKLYSARMAAPGHAFGSDTPWQRELEDAFPYAETPDQLSTIAEVKEDMEKTVPMDRLICGDVGYGKTEIAVRAAFKAVQDGKQVAVLVPTTLLVQQHFGTFSERYSQFPVKVRALSRFQTDTEAKATLEGMREGSVDVVIGTHRLFASETKFKDLGLVIVDEEQRFGVEHKEQLKKLRANVDVLTMSATPIPRTLEMAVTGIREMSTITTPPEERHPVLTFVGPYEEKQIGAAIRRELLREGQVFYIHNRVDSIDRAAARLREIVPEARIATAHGQMSESALEQVVVDFWEKKFDVLVSTTIVESGIDISNANTLIVERGDNFGLSQLHQLRGRVGRGRERGYAYFLYPPEKPLTETAHERLATIAQHTEMGAGMYVAMKDLEIRGAGNLLGGEQSGHIAGVGFDLYVRMVGEAVADYRAQMEGGVEEEAPLEVKIELPVDAHMPHDYAPGERLRLQAYRSIASANSEEDIRAVREELTDRYGKLPEPVENLLLVAGLRMLARACGVGEIVLQGPNIRFAPVELRESQELRLKRLYPRTVIKPAVHQILVPRPTAGKIGGKPVVGRELLAWTGEFLTTILGS, via the coding sequence ATGAGCCTGCACGGTCTGCTCGATGTCGTCGTCAAGGACGCGGCCCTCGCCGAGGCGGTGAAGGCCGCCGCCGACGGGAACCGCCCGCACGTCGACCTGGTCGGGCCCGCGGCCGCCCGGCCCTTCGCCGTCGCCGCGCTCGCCCGGGACTCGGGGCGGCCGGTGCTCGCGGTGACCGCGACCGGCCGGGAGGCCGAAGACCTCGCCGCCGCGTTGCGGTCCCTGCTCGACCCGGACACCGTCGTCGAGTACCCCTCCTGGGAGACCCTGCCCCACGAGCGGCTCTCGCCCCGGTCGGACACGGTGGGCCGCCGTCTCGCCGTGCTCCGTCGCCTCGCCCATCCGAGGGACGACGACCCGGCCGCCGGGCCCGTCAGCGTCGTCGTCGCGCCCATTCGTTCCGTGCTCCAGCCGCAGGTCAAGGGCCTCGGCGACCTGGAGCCCGTCGCGCTGCGGTCCGGCCGGACCGCTGATCTGAACGAGATCGTGGAGGGGCTCGCGGCCGCCGCGTACTCGCGCGTCGAGCTCGTCGAGAAGCGCGGCGAGTTCGCCGTACGCGGCGGCATCCTCGACGTCTTCCCGCCGACCGAGGAACACCCGCTCCGGATCGAGTTCTGGGGCGACGACGTCGAGGAGATCCGGTACTTCAAGGTCGCCGACCAGCGGTCCCTCGAAGTGGCCGAGCACGGGCTCTGGGCGCCGCCCTGCCGTGAGCTGCTGCTCACCGAGGACGTACGGGAGCGGGCGCGGGCGCTCGCCGAGGCGCATCCCGAGCTGGGCGAGCTGCTCAACAAGATCGCCGAGGGCATCGCCGTCGAGGGCATGGAGTCCCTCGCCCCCGTCCTCGTCGACGACATGGAGCTCCTCCTCGACGTGCTGCCGAAGGGCGCCATGGCCGTCGTCTGCGACCCGGAGCGGGTCAGGACCCGGGCGTCGGACCTGGTGGCGACCTCCCAGGAGTTCCTCCAGGCCTCCTGGGCGGCCACCGCCGGCGGCGGCGAGGCCCCGATCGACGTCGGCGCGGCCTCGCTGTGGGGGATCGCGGACGTCCGGGACCGGGCCCGCGAGCTGGGGATGTCCTGGTGGTCGGTGTCGCCGTTCGCGGCGGACGTGACGACGGACGGTGCCGACGGGGACACCCTCACGCTCGGCATGCACGCCCCCGAGTCCTACCGCGGCGACACCGCCCGTGCCCTCGCCGACACCAAGGGCTGGCTGGCCGACGGCTGGCGCACGGTCTACGTCACGGAGGCCCACGGCCCCGCGACCCGTACGGTCGAGGTCCTCGGCGGCGAGGGCATCGCCGCCCGCCTGGACGCGGACCTGGCCGAGATCTCCCCGTCGGTCGTGCACGTGGCGACCGGCTCCATCGACTACGGCTTCGTCGACGCGGCCCTCAAGCTCGCCGTCCTCACCGAGACCGACCTGTCCGGCCAGAAGGCGGCCGGCAAGGACGGCCAGCGGATGCCGGCCAAGCGCCGCAAGACCATCGACCCGCTGACCCTGGAGGTCGGCGACTACATCGTGCACGAGCAGCACGGTGTCGGCCGGTACGTGGAGATGGTCCAGCGGACCGTGCAGGGCGCGACCCGCGAGTACCTCCTCGTCGAGTACGCCCCCGCCAAGCGCGGCCAGCCCGGCGACCGGCTGTACATCCCGACCGACCAGCTGGAGCAGGTCACCAAGTACGTGGGCGGCGAGGCGCCGACCCTGCACCGGCTCGGCGGCGCGGACTGGACGAAGACGAAGGCGCGCGCGAAGAAGGCCGTCAAGGAGATCGCGGCCGACCTCATCAAGCTGTACTCGGCGCGCATGGCGGCCCCCGGGCACGCCTTCGGCTCCGACACCCCGTGGCAGCGCGAGCTGGAGGACGCCTTCCCGTACGCGGAGACGCCCGACCAGCTGTCCACCATCGCCGAGGTGAAGGAGGACATGGAGAAGACCGTCCCCATGGACCGTCTGATCTGCGGCGACGTGGGCTACGGCAAGACGGAGATCGCGGTACGCGCGGCCTTCAAGGCCGTCCAGGACGGCAAGCAGGTCGCCGTCCTCGTCCCGACGACGCTCCTCGTCCAGCAGCACTTCGGCACGTTCAGCGAGCGGTACTCCCAGTTCCCGGTGAAGGTGCGGGCGCTGTCCCGCTTCCAGACCGACACGGAGGCGAAGGCGACCCTGGAGGGCATGCGGGAGGGCTCGGTCGACGTCGTCATCGGCACCCACCGCCTCTTCGCCTCCGAGACCAAGTTCAAGGACCTGGGCCTGGTCATCGTCGACGAGGAGCAGCGCTTCGGCGTCGAGCACAAGGAGCAGCTGAAGAAGCTCCGCGCCAACGTCGACGTGCTGACCATGTCGGCCACCCCCATTCCCCGTACGCTCGAAATGGCGGTCACCGGCATCCGCGAGATGTCGACGATCACCACCCCGCCGGAGGAGCGCCACCCGGTCCTCACCTTCGTCGGCCCGTACGAGGAGAAGCAGATCGGCGCCGCGATCCGGCGTGAACTCCTGCGCGAGGGCCAGGTCTTCTACATCCACAACCGGGTCGACTCGATCGACCGGGCGGCGGCACGGCTGCGCGAGATCGTCCCCGAGGCGCGGATCGCGACCGCCCACGGCCAGATGTCCGAATCGGCCCTGGAACAGGTCGTCGTCGACTTCTGGGAGAAGAAGTTCGACGTCCTCGTCTCGACGACGATCGTCGAGTCCGGCATCGACATCTCCAACGCCAACACCCTGATCGTCGAGCGCGGCGACAACTTCGGCCTGAGCCAGCTGCACCAGCTGCGCGGTCGCGTCGGGCGTGGCCGCGAGCGGGGTTACGCGTACTTCCTGTACCCGCCGGAGAAGCCGCTCACGGAGACCGCGCACGAGCGGCTCGCGACGATCGCCCAGCACACCGAGATGGGGGCGGGCATGTACGTGGCCATGAAGGACCTGGAGATCCGCGGCGCGGGCAACCTGCTCGGCGGCGAGCAGTCCGGTCACATCGCGGGCGTCGGCTTCGACCTGTACGTACGGATGGTCGGCGAGGCGGTCGCGGACTACCGGGCGCAGATGGAGGGCGGGGTGGAGGAGGAGGCCCCGCTGGAGGTCAAGATCGAGCTGCCGGTCGACGCCCACATGCCGCACGACTACGCACCGGGCGAGCGGCTCCGGCTCCAGGCCTACCGCTCGATCGCCTCGGCGAACTCGGAGGAGGACATCAGGGCAGTCCGAGAGGAACTCACCGACCGCTACGGCAAGTTGCCGGAGCCGGTCGAGAACCTCCTGCTCGTGGCGGGCCTGCGGATGCTGGCGCGTGCGTGCGGGGTCGGTGAGATCGTGCTCCAGGGACCGAACATCCGTTTCGCGCCGGTGGAGTTGAGGGAGTCGCAGGAGCTGCGCCTGAAGCGCCTGTACCCGCGCACGGTCATCAAGCCGGCCGTCCACCAGATCCTGGTGCCGCGCCCGACGGCGGGCAAGATCGGCGGCAAGCCGGTGGTGGGTCGTGAACTGCTCGCGTGGACCGGGGAGTTCCTGACGACGATCCTCGGATCGTAG
- a CDS encoding type II toxin-antitoxin system Phd/YefM family antitoxin, translating to MEAARQYNVHEAKTHFSKILEAVATGEEVIISKSGEPVAKVIPLAGKVHRTDYGSLRGRITVADDFDDLPEGFDEAFGADE from the coding sequence ATGGAAGCAGCCCGGCAGTACAACGTCCACGAGGCGAAGACCCACTTCTCCAAGATCCTGGAGGCGGTCGCGACCGGCGAGGAGGTGATCATCAGCAAGTCCGGGGAACCTGTCGCGAAGGTGATCCCCCTGGCCGGGAAGGTCCACCGCACCGACTACGGCTCCCTGCGGGGGCGCATCACCGTGGCCGACGACTTCGACGACCTTCCCGAAGGCTTCGACGAGGCGTTCGGAGCCGACGAGTGA
- a CDS encoding NACHT domain-containing protein yields the protein MLRGWLLGAGLLALGAAGVLWALDGEDAAGPMELSERTDLIAMVCAVVGGVAVLATLWRRPEDADAEAVARLAREVKAIGEPQWTSSLGGDLKAIDVTFAFRPYAGARAAALPATPAGRLERVVEDYRDLRPRRMVITGEPGAGKTVLARKFVMKLIEVRAEHEPVPVLISLADWDAGEPFRDWLTRHIQRDYGLPPVSARRVVAARMVLPVLDGLDEMDATGTAPEGSRAARALDALSGYQDGTDPAPLVLTCRSREYDALEAAGSHILDAARLEIASVTPAQAVDFLARRDAARRPALWDPVLDELRTAPGGVLSRALSTPWRLTLVAIVYDRAGDPGELLVPATPDAVAELLLGRYVKAAVERAPHAPGRFRPEDVHRWLSALATHMDGATDLPLWDFGGRFAGRWPRAVALGTMALASGAAAMVGVAPVFGRGWAAAAGLAVTVVCLFSSVVMNGDDAQQVWHMPRIGSPLWRVGLRRAWQPGRHRLLMLLGIGSYLVLAVLAATALVWENAEDWLFLLVILSLASILYLNQMTARLDVATVGPPGWVRGGVYFWSALLVAQAAVSWMARMDDRQLLDAGLALVLPVTASFGGWAVVEYAVVVLLRRDIPFRLARFLDWSVSAGLMRTSGVAYQFRHREFQEWLLRHPVP from the coding sequence ATGCTGCGAGGGTGGCTGCTGGGGGCGGGCCTGCTCGCCCTGGGGGCGGCGGGCGTCCTGTGGGCGCTGGACGGCGAGGACGCCGCGGGCCCGATGGAGCTGTCCGAGCGGACGGACCTGATCGCGATGGTCTGCGCGGTGGTGGGCGGGGTCGCGGTGCTCGCGACGTTGTGGCGGCGGCCGGAGGACGCGGACGCGGAGGCGGTCGCCCGGCTGGCCCGGGAGGTGAAGGCGATCGGCGAGCCCCAGTGGACCAGTTCCCTGGGCGGTGACCTCAAGGCCATCGACGTCACCTTCGCCTTCCGCCCGTACGCCGGTGCCCGTGCGGCCGCGCTCCCGGCGACACCTGCGGGGCGGCTCGAACGGGTCGTGGAGGACTACCGCGACCTGCGGCCCCGGCGGATGGTGATCACGGGGGAGCCGGGGGCCGGGAAGACGGTCCTGGCGCGCAAGTTCGTGATGAAGCTGATCGAGGTGCGGGCCGAGCACGAACCGGTGCCGGTGCTGATCTCCCTGGCCGACTGGGACGCGGGCGAGCCCTTCCGCGACTGGCTGACCCGGCACATCCAACGCGACTACGGCCTGCCGCCCGTGTCCGCCCGCCGGGTCGTCGCCGCCCGCATGGTCCTGCCGGTCCTGGACGGCCTGGACGAGATGGACGCGACGGGGACCGCCCCCGAGGGCTCCCGGGCGGCCCGTGCCCTGGACGCCCTGAGCGGCTATCAGGACGGCACCGACCCGGCGCCGCTGGTCCTCACCTGCCGGTCGCGGGAGTACGACGCGCTGGAGGCGGCGGGCAGTCACATCCTGGACGCGGCCCGCCTGGAGATCGCCTCGGTGACCCCGGCGCAGGCGGTGGACTTCCTGGCCCGGCGTGACGCGGCCCGTCGCCCGGCGCTGTGGGATCCGGTCCTCGACGAGCTGCGGACCGCGCCGGGGGGCGTCCTCTCCCGCGCGCTCTCCACGCCGTGGCGGCTGACGCTGGTGGCGATCGTCTACGACCGTGCGGGCGACCCCGGGGAGCTGCTGGTCCCCGCGACCCCGGACGCCGTGGCGGAGCTGTTGCTCGGCCGCTATGTGAAGGCGGCGGTGGAGAGGGCCCCGCACGCCCCCGGGCGGTTCCGGCCCGAGGACGTCCACCGCTGGCTGAGTGCGCTGGCGACGCACATGGACGGAGCGACGGACCTGCCGCTGTGGGACTTCGGCGGGCGGTTCGCGGGCAGGTGGCCGCGGGCCGTGGCGCTCGGAACGATGGCACTGGCGAGTGGGGCAGCCGCGATGGTCGGGGTGGCCCCGGTGTTCGGCCGGGGGTGGGCGGCCGCGGCAGGGCTCGCCGTGACGGTCGTCTGCCTGTTCTCGTCCGTGGTCATGAACGGGGACGATGCCCAGCAGGTGTGGCACATGCCGAGGATCGGGAGTCCGCTGTGGCGCGTGGGCCTGCGACGTGCGTGGCAGCCGGGACGACATCGCCTCTTGATGCTGCTCGGGATCGGTTCGTACCTGGTGCTGGCGGTGCTCGCCGCCACCGCCCTGGTGTGGGAGAACGCGGAGGACTGGCTGTTCCTCCTCGTCATTCTCTCGCTGGCCTCGATCCTCTACCTGAACCAGATGACCGCGCGTCTGGACGTCGCCACGGTGGGCCCGCCGGGCTGGGTCAGGGGTGGGGTCTACTTCTGGTCCGCGCTCCTCGTCGCGCAGGCCGCGGTCTCCTGGATGGCGAGGATGGACGATCGCCAGCTGCTGGACGCGGGCCTGGCGCTCGTGCTGCCCGTGACCGCTTCCTTCGGGGGTTGGGCGGTGGTCGAGTACGCCGTCGTCGTCCTCCTCCGCCGTGACATCCCGTTCCGCCTCGCCCGCTTCCTCGACTGGTCCGTCTCCGCCGGGCTCATGCGGACCTCCGGTGTCGCCTATCAGTTCCGGCACCGGGAGTTCCAGGAGTGGCTGCTGCGGCACCCCGTGCCGTAG
- a CDS encoding TetR/AcrR family transcriptional regulator, translated as MTSRNRNTYHHGDLRQSVLDAALDVITAEGPGALSLRDLARRAGVSHAAPAHHFKDRTGLLTAIATEGYDLLAVALAGTPELRERGVGYVRFATAHPAHFQVMFQPELLRADDPDLLAAKERASAELRAGVAGLTDVPDARAAGIAAWSLAHGFATLLLTHNVTGAVGDRDPEEYFRELTGLLFTAQLPPGDAERGE; from the coding sequence ATGACGAGCCGGAACCGGAACACCTACCACCACGGCGACCTGCGGCAGTCCGTCCTCGACGCCGCCCTCGACGTGATCACCGCCGAGGGCCCCGGGGCGCTGAGCCTGCGTGACCTCGCGCGCCGCGCGGGCGTCTCGCACGCCGCACCCGCCCACCACTTCAAGGACCGCACCGGACTCCTCACCGCGATCGCCACCGAGGGGTACGACCTCCTGGCCGTGGCCCTCGCCGGAACGCCCGAGCTGCGCGAACGCGGGGTCGGCTACGTACGGTTCGCGACGGCCCACCCCGCCCACTTCCAGGTCATGTTCCAGCCGGAACTGCTCCGCGCCGACGACCCGGACCTCCTCGCCGCCAAGGAACGCGCCTCCGCCGAACTCCGCGCGGGCGTCGCCGGCCTGACGGACGTCCCGGACGCCCGGGCGGCGGGCATCGCGGCCTGGTCGCTCGCCCACGGTTTCGCGACGCTGCTCCTGACGCACAACGTGACCGGTGCGGTGGGCGACCGGGACCCCGAGGAGTACTTCCGCGAGCTCACCGGCCTGCTCTTCACGGCCCAACTCCCGCCGGGAGATGCCGAGCGAGGGGAATAG
- a CDS encoding VCBS repeat-containing protein, whose product MVSAPQALADTVSYATAPPIRTFTYNICGSSGTEGCNATREEDDARHKTIVDETAGGVWNADYIFLVEICSYQFNRMDASLKPRGYTGRFVETVPAASLYNSAGRPLCVDSSGSGTPRSYGMAVFVRGSFVESTNLTLDTKAAIQQTVPGANGEDIKSPCIKSWVQNRLTWACSVHLWWGAPNVPTDPGPDATAAEIAAYKDKLARHQVMTREADALVSKSKEWEQAGIPVILSGDFNSSPWGDVLNRFYEPATGDGAYGTFIEADETDFDDISPYGNCQTPGLTRCRVGELTMYESTHQTRVQKLDYTFFSAQFFRGVVGDVPAEPKTTTGKWISDHLPLRGAAYWKDCGAHEATPGAVYRRDAAGGLYRYEGRATGDTASLAKPCKVGFGWGMMKEVARQGTTLAAIDTAGVLWHYPLSPVDGTYSGGTRHQAGTGFLTDDALLAPGDFDGDGTADLITRVADKLWLHKGTGENSYAPRTQILDTSGDWAGYRSVVATDFADTVNAPGTADLLAIDEAGNLWLQEGKGDGTLAERRAIGHGWQVYDELAAPGDLNGDGKADLIGRESAGDLYFYKGDGAGGYAPRVKVGSSFPAGEMLF is encoded by the coding sequence ATGGTGTCCGCACCTCAGGCGCTGGCGGACACGGTGTCCTACGCGACCGCCCCGCCCATCAGGACGTTCACGTACAACATCTGTGGCAGCAGTGGCACCGAGGGATGCAACGCCACGCGGGAGGAGGACGACGCCCGCCACAAGACGATCGTCGACGAGACGGCGGGCGGCGTCTGGAACGCCGACTACATCTTCCTCGTCGAGATCTGCAGCTACCAGTTCAACCGCATGGACGCGAGCCTCAAGCCCCGCGGCTACACCGGTCGCTTCGTCGAGACCGTCCCGGCCGCGAGCCTCTACAACTCGGCCGGCCGGCCGCTCTGCGTCGACTCGTCCGGGAGCGGCACCCCCCGCAGCTACGGCATGGCCGTGTTCGTCCGAGGCTCCTTCGTCGAGTCCACGAACCTCACCCTGGACACGAAGGCCGCGATCCAGCAGACCGTTCCGGGCGCCAACGGCGAGGACATCAAGTCCCCCTGCATCAAGTCCTGGGTGCAGAACCGCCTGACCTGGGCCTGCTCCGTACACCTGTGGTGGGGCGCCCCGAACGTCCCCACCGACCCCGGCCCGGACGCCACCGCCGCGGAGATCGCCGCGTACAAGGACAAGCTGGCGCGGCACCAGGTGATGACCAGGGAGGCCGACGCCCTGGTCAGCAAGTCCAAGGAGTGGGAGCAGGCGGGCATCCCCGTCATCCTCAGCGGCGACTTCAACTCCTCGCCCTGGGGAGACGTCCTCAACCGCTTCTACGAGCCGGCCACCGGCGACGGCGCGTACGGCACGTTCATCGAGGCCGACGAGACCGACTTCGACGACATCAGCCCGTACGGCAACTGCCAGACCCCCGGCCTGACGCGGTGCCGGGTGGGCGAGCTGACGATGTACGAGTCGACACACCAGACCCGTGTGCAGAAGCTCGACTACACCTTCTTCAGCGCCCAGTTCTTCCGCGGCGTGGTCGGTGACGTACCCGCCGAGCCGAAGACGACCACCGGCAAGTGGATCTCCGACCACCTGCCGCTCCGCGGAGCGGCCTATTGGAAGGACTGCGGCGCCCACGAGGCCACCCCCGGCGCCGTGTACCGGCGTGACGCGGCCGGCGGGCTCTACCGCTACGAGGGCCGCGCCACCGGTGACACCGCCTCCCTCGCCAAGCCGTGCAAGGTCGGCTTCGGCTGGGGCATGATGAAGGAGGTCGCCCGGCAGGGAACGACCCTTGCCGCCATCGACACGGCCGGCGTCCTGTGGCACTACCCGCTCAGCCCGGTGGACGGTACGTACTCCGGCGGCACCCGCCACCAGGCCGGCACCGGCTTCCTGACCGACGACGCGCTCCTCGCCCCCGGCGACTTCGACGGTGACGGCACCGCCGACCTGATCACCCGCGTCGCGGACAAGCTCTGGCTCCACAAGGGAACCGGGGAGAACAGCTACGCCCCGCGCACACAGATCCTGGACACCAGCGGCGACTGGGCCGGCTACCGGTCCGTGGTCGCCACGGACTTCGCCGATACGGTGAACGCGCCCGGCACGGCCGACCTCCTCGCCATCGACGAGGCCGGCAACCTCTGGCTCCAGGAGGGGAAGGGCGACGGAACCCTCGCCGAGCGCAGGGCGATCGGCCACGGCTGGCAGGTCTACGACGAGCTCGCCGCCCCCGGCGACCTGAACGGCGACGGGAAGGCCGATCTGATCGGCCGTGAGTCCGCGGGAGACCTCTACTTCTACAAGGGCGACGGCGCCGGCGGCTACGCCCCGCGCGTGAAGGTCGGTTCGAGCTTCCCCGCCGGGGAGATGCTCTTCTGA